In the Helianthus annuus cultivar XRQ/B chromosome 11, HanXRQr2.0-SUNRISE, whole genome shotgun sequence genome, one interval contains:
- the LOC118484265 gene encoding receptor-like protein kinase HERK 1 encodes MTTTIPKFAHLQIPLEDVVKATANFHHDNIIGRGGLGHVYKGQLQRSGELITISALRLDRKKGGGVVEFWTEVSMLSDLKHPNIVSMVGFCDEEHEKIIVTTYEAKNGSLKEHLSNPNLTWTQRLKICVGVARALSYLHYDEGRGYGVIHLNINSSTILLDENWEPKLSGFKVSIKQSLNRMNQVILSEPIGTIGYVDPEIEKTKGVTYKSDIYSFGVVLFEILCGRKAFVPNDANRLLAPLAIHQCEKKMLKEIIHPALRNQMSPHSLKRYSKVAYSCINGERTNRMDTNNIVSELEDFQLQQVQRLNLVRPIFFLLLL; translated from the coding sequence ATGACAACAACAATTCCCAAGTTCGCTCACTTGCAAATCCCACTTGAAGACGTAGTAAAGGCCACCGCCAATTTTCATCATGATAACATCATCGGACGCGGTGGATTGGGACATGTATACAAAGGACAACTCCAGCGCTCCGGGGAGTTGATCACGATTTCTGCGCTGAGGTTAGATCGTAAGAAAGGTGGAGGAGTCGTCGAGTTCTGGACCGAAGTTTCAATGCTTTCTGATCTCAAGCATCCAAATATAGTCTCTATGGTTGGATTTTGTGATGAGGAACATGAGAAGATCATTGTGACCACGTATGAGGCCAAAAATGGAAGTCTCAAGGAGCATCTAAGCAATCCGAACCTCACATGGACGCAAAGATTGAAGATATGTGTAGGCGTGGCTCGTGCGTTGAGTTACCTCCATTATGACGAGGGACGTGGCTATGGTGTTATACATCTTAACATCAATAGCTCGACAATTTTATTAGACGAGAACTGGGAACCCAAGTTATCCGGTTTTAAAGTTTCCATCAAACAATCGCTTAACCGAATGAACCAGGTCATCCTTTCTGAACCTATTGGCACAATAGGGTATGTGGACCCGGAAATTGAAAAGACCAAAGGTGTGACCTACAAGTCGGACATCTACTCATTCGGTGTCGTCTTATTCGAAATATTGTGCGGGAGGAAAGCATTTGTTCCGAATGATGCTAATAGGTTACTAGCTCCATTGGCCATACATCAATGTGAAAAAAAAATGCTAAAGGAGATAATCCATCCTGCTCTACGGAATCAAATGTCCCCGCATTCACTCAAAAGATACTCAAAAGTAGCATATTCTTGCATAAATGGGGAGCGAACAAACCGTATGGATACAAACAATATCGTCAGCGAACTTGAAgattttcaacttcaacaagttcaACGTTTAAATCTTGTAAGAcccattttttttttacttttgctTTGA